One genomic segment of Brassica napus cultivar Da-Ae chromosome A3, Da-Ae, whole genome shotgun sequence includes these proteins:
- the LOC106428595 gene encoding monodehydroascorbate reductase 2, which produces MAEEKSFKYVIVGGGVAAGYAAREFSKQGLKPGELAIISREPVPPYERPALSKGYINLENKASLPGFYVCAGSGGEKQFPQWYKDNGIELLLDTEIVKADLAAKTLISGTGQVFKYQTLIAATGSSVTRLSDFGVEGADAKNIFYLRELLDADELVTAMNVKANGKAVVVGGGYIGLELSSALKVNNMEVTMVYPEPWCMPRLFTAGIASFYEGFYANKGINIVKGTVAAGFSTNSDGEVTEVILKDGRTLEADIVIVGVGARPIISLFKGQVDEEKGGLKTDAFFRTSVPDVYAVGDIATFPMKLYNEMRRVEHVDHARKSAEQAVKAIKAAEEGNSIPEYDYLPYFYSRAFTLSWQFYGDNVGETVLFGDNDPTSAKPKFGSFWIKDGKLIGAFLEGGSPDENKAIAKAAREQPVVESVEVLAKEGLSFVSNI; this is translated from the exons ATGGCGGAAGAGAAGAGCTTCAAGTACGTGATCGTAGGAGGCGGTGTCGCCGCC GGATATGCGGCGAGAGAGTTCTCAAAGCAAGGTCTCAAGCCTGGTGAACTTGCTATTATCTCCAGGGAACCT GTGCCTCCATATGAGCGTCCTGCACTCAGCAAAGGATATATCAATCTCGAGA ATAAAGCTTCTCTTCCGGGTTTCTATGTCTGTGCTGGAAGTGGAGGAGAGAAACAGTTCCCTCAATGGTACAAAGACAATG GGATTGAGCTGCTTCTAGACACAGAGATTGTCAAAGCAGATCTTGCTGCAAAGACTCTCATCAGTGGCACTGGACAAGTCTTCAAGTACCAAACTTTGATAGCTGCTACTGGCTCTTCT GTCACAAGGCTGTCTGATTTTGGCGTCGAAGGTGCAGATGCTAAGAACATATTCTACCTAAGAGAGCTTCTTGACGCTGATGAGCTTGTGACTGCAATGAACGTGAAGGCAAACGGCAAAGCTGTGGTTGTTGGTGGCGGTTACATTGGTCTTGAACTCAGCTCTGCTCTCAAGGTTAACAACATGGAAGTTACCATGGTTTATCCAGAGCCTTGGTGTA TGCCTCGGCTTTTCACCGCCGGCATTGCTTCCTTCTACGAGGGTTTCTACGCCAACAAAGGTATAAACATCGTCAAAGGCACCGTTGCAGCCGGTTTCAGCACCAACTCAGATGGAGAG GTCACGGAGGTGATACTGAAGGACGGAAGAACATTAGAAGCCGATATAGTGATTGTAGGTGTTGGTGCTAGACCTATTATCTCACTCTTCAAAGGTCAAGTTGATGAAGAGAAGGGTGGACTCAAG ACTGATGCATTCTTTAGAACAAGCGTTCCAGATGTATACGCCGTTGGTGATATAGCAACCTTCCCAATGAAACTCTACAACGAGATGAGACGCGTTGAGCACGTGGACCATGCTCGGAAGTCCGCTGAACAAGCCGTTAAGGCAATCAAGGCTGCAGAGGAAGGGAACTCGATTCCTGAATATGACTATCTTCCCTACTTCTACTCTCGAGCCTTTACTCTCTCGTGGCAATTCTACGGTGACAACGTTGGAGAAACTGTGTTGTTTGGAGATAATGACCCGACATCTGCTAAACCGAAGTTTGGGAGCTTCTGGATTAAAGATGGGAAGTTGATAGGAGCGTTTCTAGAAGGAGGAAGTCCTGATGAGAACAAGGCGATTGCTAAGGCTGCAAGAGAACAACCTGTAGTTGAGAGCGTTGAGGTGTTGGCGAAGGAAGGACTTTCCTTCGTCAgcaacatataa